In Pseudomonas sp. GCEP-101, one DNA window encodes the following:
- a CDS encoding acyltransferase family protein, with product MRRPAGSTAGLSNFLARCCRLAAPDRQFEEPSLRSPGSFRYDINGLRAWAVVAVVLYHFGIKGFTGGFVGVDVFFVISGYLMTGIILGALAAPAGFSFWNFYLARARRILPALLVLCAVLLVLGWFFLLPSDYQRLGKHVWGSVLFISNRMFLKEAGYFDVASHDKWLLHTWSLSVEWQFYLLFPVLLVAAWRWFGGRRWLLPLLGAAALASLAYCVVLAGKDPSKAFYFFPSRAWELLAGGVIFLIQNRWQPDVRLSLWIERAGMALIIGSLLLITPQMSWPGLLSLVPVCGAALVLLARRDDARLTANSTAQWLGTRSYSIYLWHWPVVVALAYLELSGQLLAIAAGLVLTLILGHLSYHWIEQPSGRRLGHLRPLAATACVVVAMLVVMGPAKVVRKADFEQRLPQAVQRVDDERENRNPRLDECDAKTECQYGGPNTRAIVLGDSHAQATVSAIVASLPDAQDGVLFIGTSGCPIIFGAQLDTPKQEICQKILGRLQQRQASLLPGTPVIVINRASYYLFGGLAGEADETPNKPKLYFTEPAASPSAALLEEYRQHYVATACELAAHHPLYLVRPTPEMGVRVPEAMGRAMLLKRERKVSMSQQTYQQRNAFVSQVQDLAGQQCGAHVLDPIPYLCDGQQCSASLDGRPLYYDDDHLSEFGNRLLVPMFKPIFAEQMVGESHAASTREGKQSPL from the coding sequence TTGCGGCGCCCTGCCGGCTCGACCGCAGGGCTCTCCAATTTTCTCGCGCGGTGCTGCCGGCTGGCAGCGCCCGATCGGCAGTTCGAGGAACCTTCGTTGCGCAGTCCAGGCAGTTTCCGTTACGACATCAATGGCCTTCGGGCCTGGGCAGTCGTCGCGGTGGTGTTGTATCACTTCGGTATCAAAGGCTTTACCGGCGGCTTCGTCGGGGTCGACGTTTTCTTCGTCATCTCCGGCTACCTGATGACCGGCATCATCCTCGGCGCCCTGGCCGCGCCCGCCGGCTTTTCCTTCTGGAACTTCTACCTGGCCCGCGCACGCCGCATCCTGCCGGCGTTGCTGGTGCTTTGCGCGGTGCTACTGGTGCTGGGCTGGTTCTTCCTGCTGCCATCGGACTACCAGCGCCTGGGCAAACACGTCTGGGGCAGCGTACTGTTCATCTCCAATCGCATGTTCCTGAAGGAGGCTGGCTACTTCGACGTCGCCTCCCATGACAAGTGGCTGCTGCACACCTGGTCGTTGTCAGTGGAGTGGCAGTTCTACCTGCTCTTCCCTGTGCTGCTGGTAGCCGCTTGGCGATGGTTCGGTGGCCGTCGCTGGCTTCTGCCATTACTGGGCGCTGCGGCGTTGGCTTCGCTGGCCTACTGTGTGGTGCTGGCCGGCAAGGACCCGTCGAAGGCGTTCTACTTCTTTCCTTCTCGCGCCTGGGAACTGCTGGCCGGTGGTGTGATCTTCCTCATCCAGAACCGCTGGCAGCCCGACGTTCGCCTCAGCCTGTGGATAGAGCGCGCCGGCATGGCACTCATCATCGGCTCGCTATTGCTCATCACCCCGCAAATGAGCTGGCCGGGGCTGCTGAGCCTTGTCCCGGTCTGCGGAGCCGCACTGGTACTCCTGGCGCGCCGCGACGACGCGCGGCTGACCGCCAACAGCACCGCCCAATGGCTGGGTACCCGCTCCTACTCGATCTATCTCTGGCACTGGCCAGTGGTCGTGGCGCTGGCCTATCTGGAGCTCTCCGGGCAGCTGCTGGCTATCGCCGCAGGCCTGGTGCTGACCCTGATACTGGGGCACCTTTCTTATCACTGGATCGAGCAGCCCAGCGGTCGCCGCCTCGGCCACCTCCGCCCGCTGGCGGCGACCGCCTGCGTGGTCGTCGCCATGCTCGTGGTGATGGGGCCAGCAAAAGTGGTGCGCAAGGCGGACTTCGAGCAACGCCTGCCTCAGGCGGTGCAGCGCGTGGACGACGAGCGCGAGAATCGCAATCCGCGCCTGGACGAATGCGACGCCAAGACCGAATGCCAGTACGGCGGCCCGAATACTCGCGCCATCGTATTGGGCGACAGCCACGCGCAGGCAACGGTGAGCGCCATCGTCGCCAGCCTGCCCGACGCGCAGGATGGTGTTCTGTTCATCGGCACCAGCGGCTGCCCGATCATCTTCGGTGCCCAGCTGGACACGCCCAAGCAGGAGATTTGCCAGAAGATCCTCGGACGCCTGCAGCAGCGCCAGGCCAGTCTTCTGCCGGGCACTCCGGTGATCGTGATCAACCGGGCGTCCTACTACCTCTTCGGCGGGCTTGCCGGCGAGGCGGACGAGACGCCGAACAAGCCGAAGCTGTATTTCACCGAACCGGCGGCATCCCCCAGTGCGGCCCTGCTGGAGGAGTACCGGCAGCACTACGTGGCAACCGCGTGTGAGTTGGCGGCGCATCATCCGCTCTATCTGGTGCGCCCGACGCCGGAAATGGGCGTGCGCGTACCAGAGGCAATGGGCCGCGCCATGTTGCTCAAGCGCGAGCGCAAGGTGTCCATGAGCCAACAGACCTACCAGCAACGCAACGCCTTCGTCAGCCAGGTACAGGACCTTGCAGGCCAGCAGTGCGGCGCCCACGTGCTGGACCCCATCCCCTACCTGTGCGATGGCCAGCAGTGCTCGGCCAGCCTTGATGGTCGTCCGCTGTATTACGACGATGATCACCTGAGCGAATTCGGCAACCGCCTGCTGGTACCGATGTTCAAGCCGATTTTCGCCGAGCAAATGGTGGGCGAGAGCCACGCCGCCTCTACTCGCGAAGGCAAGCAATCACCGCTCTGA
- a CDS encoding D-cysteine desulfhydrase: MSALREALARFPRLDLAGGPTPLDKLERLSAHLGRDLWVKRDDTTPFALGGNKVRKLEFLAADALKAGADTLVTAGAIQSNHGRQTAAVAAKLGLRCVALLENPIGTDDRNYLSNGNRLLLDLFGTEVELVPNLDTADELLAQTGERLRREGRQPYLVPVGGSNALGALGYVRAGLELAEQIRASGQAFSAVVLASGSAGTHAGLAIALAEALPELDVIGVTVSRTDAAQRPKVEGLVQRTLELLGHEAPAVPTIHLWDDYFGPRYGEPNAGTLDAVRLLASHEGLLLDPVYTGKAMAGLLDGIRRERFANAGPILFLHTGGSPALFAYHPAS; this comes from the coding sequence ATGAGCGCCCTGCGTGAAGCCCTCGCCCGCTTTCCCCGTCTCGACCTGGCCGGCGGCCCGACGCCGCTGGACAAGCTGGAGCGACTCTCCGCACACCTGGGCCGCGACCTGTGGGTAAAGCGCGACGACACCACGCCCTTTGCCCTGGGTGGCAACAAGGTGCGCAAGCTGGAATTCCTCGCCGCCGATGCGCTGAAAGCGGGAGCCGATACGCTGGTGACCGCCGGGGCGATCCAGTCCAATCACGGGCGCCAGACCGCTGCCGTTGCGGCGAAGCTGGGGCTGCGCTGCGTGGCACTGCTGGAAAACCCCATCGGCACTGATGACCGCAATTACCTGAGCAACGGCAACCGCCTGCTGCTCGACCTGTTCGGCACCGAGGTCGAACTCGTGCCGAACCTCGACACCGCGGACGAGTTGCTGGCGCAGACCGGCGAACGCCTGCGCCGCGAGGGCCGCCAGCCCTACCTCGTGCCCGTTGGTGGCTCCAATGCGCTCGGTGCGTTGGGCTACGTGCGCGCCGGGCTGGAACTGGCGGAACAGATCCGCGCCAGCGGTCAGGCGTTCTCCGCCGTGGTGCTCGCCTCCGGCAGCGCCGGCACCCATGCCGGCCTGGCGATTGCACTCGCCGAGGCCCTGCCGGAACTCGACGTGATCGGCGTGACCGTCTCGCGCACCGATGCGGCGCAGCGGCCGAAAGTCGAAGGACTGGTGCAGCGCACCCTGGAATTGCTCGGCCATGAAGCGCCGGCGGTGCCAACCATTCATCTGTGGGACGACTACTTCGGCCCGCGTTACGGCGAACCCAATGCCGGCACGCTCGACGCCGTTCGCCTGCTGGCCAGCCACGAGGGCCTGCTGCTGGACCCGGTCTACACCGGCAAGGCCATGGCCGGCCTGCTGGATGGCATCCGCCGCGAACGCTTCGCGAATGCGGGGCCGATCCTGTTCCTGCACACCGGTGGTTCGCCGGCGCTCTTTGCGTACCACCCTGCGAGCTGA
- a CDS encoding ABC-type transport auxiliary lipoprotein family protein → MTALPRLLGAAALVGLLGACSILPEAESPDFYVLPATQQPARGPATVNWSLRVSAPTASLALDTNRIAVVPQGNQLSSYQGARWSNRAPGLLRDRLLDAFTANGSIHALSSDETSLQADLDLTGDLRAFQSEYQNGRPVIHIRYDARLVRTLGQRIVASRTFEVSQPVDGKQVPEVVSAFGKAADQLSAQVVEWTLQQGQQQRLPLPTQQ, encoded by the coding sequence ATGACCGCCCTCCCCCGCCTGCTCGGCGCCGCCGCCCTGGTCGGCCTGCTGGGCGCCTGCTCGATCCTCCCGGAAGCGGAGAGCCCGGACTTCTACGTGCTGCCGGCCACCCAGCAACCGGCACGCGGCCCGGCGACGGTAAACTGGTCGCTGCGCGTCAGCGCGCCCACCGCCAGCCTGGCGCTGGACACCAACCGCATCGCCGTGGTCCCGCAGGGCAACCAACTGAGCAGCTACCAGGGCGCGCGCTGGAGCAACCGCGCCCCGGGCCTGCTGCGTGACCGCCTGCTCGACGCCTTCACCGCCAACGGCAGTATCCACGCCCTGAGCAGCGACGAAACCAGCCTGCAGGCCGACCTCGACCTGACCGGCGACCTGCGCGCCTTCCAGAGCGAGTACCAGAACGGCCGGCCGGTGATCCACATCCGCTACGACGCCCGCCTGGTGCGCACCCTCGGCCAACGCATCGTCGCCTCGCGCACCTTCGAGGTCAGCCAACCGGTGGACGGCAAGCAGGTGCCCGAAGTGGTCAGCGCCTTCGGCAAGGCCGCCGACCAACTCTCCGCGCAGGTGGTGGAGTGGACGTTGCAGCAGGGGCAGCAGCAGAGGCTCCCGCTGCCGACGCAGCAATAA
- the cobO gene encoding cob(I)yrinic acid a,c-diamide adenosyltransferase, producing the protein MTESPDKDERHRSRMQRKKAVIDEKIAQAQGERGVFLVNSGNGKGKSSAAFGMVARALGHGMKVGVVQFIKGAATTGEEAFFRRFPEEVSFHVMGEGFTWETQDRQRDIAKAQAAWDVARQLLGDPQVGLVVLDEVNIALKHGYLELDTVLADIAARPPMQHVVATGRGVQPAMVEAADTVTEMGLVKHAFKAGIKAQKGVEF; encoded by the coding sequence ATGACTGAATCCCCGGACAAGGACGAGCGCCATCGTTCGCGCATGCAGCGCAAGAAGGCGGTGATCGACGAGAAGATCGCCCAGGCCCAGGGCGAGCGCGGGGTGTTCCTGGTCAACAGCGGCAACGGCAAGGGCAAGAGCAGCGCGGCCTTCGGCATGGTCGCCCGTGCCCTGGGGCACGGCATGAAGGTGGGCGTGGTGCAGTTCATCAAGGGCGCCGCGACGACCGGGGAGGAAGCGTTCTTCCGCCGCTTCCCCGAGGAAGTCAGCTTCCACGTGATGGGCGAAGGCTTCACCTGGGAAACCCAGGACCGCCAGCGCGACATCGCCAAGGCCCAGGCCGCGTGGGACGTCGCCCGCCAGTTGCTCGGCGATCCGCAGGTCGGCCTGGTGGTGCTGGACGAAGTGAACATCGCGCTCAAGCACGGTTACCTGGAACTGGACACCGTGCTGGCCGATATCGCTGCGCGCCCGCCCATGCAGCACGTGGTCGCCACCGGCCGTGGCGTGCAGCCGGCGATGGTCGAGGCCGCCGACACCGTGACCGAGATGGGCCTGGTGAAACATGCCTTCAAGGCCGGCATCAAGGCGCAGAAAGGGGTGGAGTTCTGA
- a CDS encoding ABC transporter ATP-binding protein, producing MSEPIIVVRDLANRFGSHAVHEHLDLDVMKGEILGVVGGSGTGKSVLLRSIIGLRQPSEGSVHVFGQNLPALPPLERSKLERRFGVLFQNGALFSSLTVSENICLPLIEHAGLSRADAQFMAKVKISLAGLPPDAGAKYPAELSGGMVKRAALARALALDPDILFLDEPTAGLDPIGAAAFDQLILTLRDAFGLTVFLVTHDLDTLYTICDRVAVLSQKRVLVVGPLDQVAQTDDAWVQDYFHGPRGRAALQATEHLREES from the coding sequence GTGAGCGAACCGATCATCGTCGTCCGCGACCTGGCCAACCGCTTTGGCAGCCACGCCGTGCACGAGCACCTCGACCTCGACGTGATGAAGGGCGAAATCCTCGGCGTGGTCGGCGGCTCCGGCACCGGCAAGTCGGTGCTGCTGCGCAGCATCATCGGCCTGCGCCAGCCCAGCGAGGGCAGCGTCCATGTATTCGGGCAGAACCTGCCGGCCTTGCCGCCGCTGGAACGCTCGAAGCTGGAACGGCGCTTCGGCGTGCTGTTCCAGAACGGCGCGCTGTTCTCCTCGCTGACCGTCAGCGAGAACATCTGCCTGCCGCTGATCGAGCATGCCGGGCTGTCCCGCGCCGATGCGCAGTTCATGGCCAAGGTGAAGATTTCCCTCGCCGGCCTGCCACCGGACGCCGGCGCCAAGTACCCGGCCGAGCTCTCCGGCGGCATGGTCAAGCGCGCCGCCCTGGCCCGCGCCCTGGCGCTGGACCCGGACATCCTGTTCCTCGACGAACCCACTGCCGGCCTCGACCCGATTGGCGCGGCGGCCTTCGACCAACTCATCCTGACCCTGCGCGACGCCTTCGGCCTCACCGTGTTCCTGGTCACCCACGACCTGGACACCCTCTACACCATCTGCGACCGCGTCGCCGTGCTGTCGCAGAAACGCGTGCTGGTGGTAGGGCCGCTGGACCAGGTCGCCCAGACCGACGACGCCTGGGTGCAGGACTACTTCCACGGCCCGCGTGGCCGTGCTGCGCTGCAGGCCACCGAACACCTGCGGGAGGAAAGCTGA
- the tcyJ gene encoding cystine ABC transporter substrate-binding protein: MTFSALRRHFLLASLTLSLGASLFGQAQAADDLLAQIKSKGEVRVGLEGTYPPFSFQDENGKLAGFEVDFSNLIAKELGATAKLQPTKWDGILAALESKRLDLVINQVTISEERKKKYDFSDAYTVSGIQALVRKGDEGKYDAPEKLAGVKVGVGLGTNYEQWLREHVPQADVRTYEDDPTKFQDLRSGRIDVILVDRLAAFDMVNKTKGAMALAGAPFARQEAGIALRKGNPELLAALNKAIEKFRADGTLKKLSEKWFQADVTQ, from the coding sequence ATGACCTTTTCCGCACTGCGACGTCATTTCCTGCTTGCCAGCCTGACCCTCAGCCTCGGCGCCAGCCTCTTCGGCCAGGCCCAGGCCGCCGACGACCTGCTCGCCCAGATCAAATCCAAGGGCGAAGTCCGCGTCGGCCTGGAAGGCACCTACCCGCCCTTCAGCTTCCAGGACGAAAACGGCAAGCTCGCCGGCTTCGAAGTGGACTTCTCCAACCTGATCGCCAAGGAGCTGGGCGCAACCGCCAAGCTGCAGCCGACCAAGTGGGACGGCATCCTCGCCGCGCTGGAATCCAAGCGCCTCGACCTGGTGATCAACCAGGTGACCATCTCCGAGGAGCGCAAGAAGAAATACGACTTCTCCGACGCCTACACCGTGTCCGGCATCCAGGCGCTGGTGCGCAAGGGTGACGAAGGCAAGTACGACGCGCCGGAAAAACTCGCCGGCGTGAAAGTCGGCGTGGGCCTGGGCACCAACTACGAGCAGTGGCTGCGCGAGCACGTACCGCAGGCGGACGTACGCACCTACGAAGACGACCCGACCAAGTTCCAGGACCTGCGCAGCGGTCGCATCGACGTGATCCTGGTGGACCGCTTGGCGGCCTTCGACATGGTCAACAAGACCAAGGGCGCCATGGCCCTGGCCGGCGCACCCTTCGCTCGCCAGGAAGCCGGCATCGCCCTGCGCAAAGGCAACCCGGAACTGCTCGCGGCGCTGAACAAGGCCATCGAGAAATTCAGGGCCGATGGCACGCTGAAGAAACTCTCGGAGAAATGGTTCCAGGCTGACGTCACCCAATGA
- a CDS encoding FUSC family protein: protein MPAFPLLSEFLRAVLRPRLVDLKFATKSVLAGGIALYLAFYFELKQPAWALMTVFVVSQPLSGMVLAKSVFRLLGTLAGAGVSVALVAWLGQAPLPFLLAMAAWLAFCTAGASMLRNFASYGFVLAGYTAAVVALPASAAPLTVFDQAVARCSEISLGIVCASLFSMLLWPRSTEQQLLEQARKVWSAALKAASTEMLGSDERGPLIATLGSILELDGRQEQAWFEGPSGRLRVSALRALNADLLGLLRSARRAAREGRLLDAPDAPSLLPWREQVRDCLDAEGQPDFAGCKARLASALERAETAPARSYLQHLLAVVERASQSRRSLEALVYGEAVPGAPTPIIWHRDIERGVLAGVRSALAFLCIAGFWVVTAWPSGLGAASITGVVLSLFASRDNPAAAGLNFLRGIVISIPVAAVALLLILPLCEGFAALYGVLGVPLFIAALCMTRPPIAAVASAFCIFFVKNVGPSNQMVYDLDHFLNGALATVLGVGFAVLVFSLVELRPGQRHYRRVLGALLADLAWLTRGPLAKLEGWFDGRSADRLLRLMRYQDSLPEERRARWRGGLFVLGMADELLFLRDSLSQARGPLRRAREAYLARLRQLLLDGGPRRHREQALDEVEQVLLHALQANPWLDEGARRQARAAVGQLRAIWVRWCHEMPRETFSLLAGIGLAERRN from the coding sequence ATGCCTGCTTTTCCGTTGTTGTCCGAATTCCTTCGCGCGGTATTGCGACCGCGCCTGGTTGATCTGAAGTTCGCCACCAAGTCGGTGCTGGCGGGCGGCATCGCGCTGTACCTGGCGTTTTACTTCGAGCTGAAGCAGCCGGCGTGGGCCTTGATGACCGTCTTCGTGGTCAGCCAGCCGCTGAGCGGCATGGTGCTGGCCAAGAGCGTGTTCCGCCTGCTCGGCACCCTCGCTGGGGCTGGCGTGTCGGTGGCGCTGGTCGCCTGGCTGGGGCAGGCGCCCTTGCCGTTCCTGCTGGCGATGGCGGCATGGCTGGCGTTCTGCACGGCCGGCGCGTCGATGCTGCGCAATTTCGCTTCCTACGGTTTCGTGCTGGCCGGCTATACCGCCGCCGTGGTGGCCTTGCCGGCGTCGGCGGCGCCCTTGACGGTATTCGACCAGGCCGTGGCGCGGTGTTCGGAGATCAGCCTGGGCATCGTCTGCGCCTCCCTGTTCAGCATGCTGCTGTGGCCGCGAAGCACCGAGCAGCAGCTGCTGGAGCAGGCGCGCAAGGTCTGGTCGGCGGCGCTGAAGGCCGCCTCCACGGAAATGCTCGGCAGCGATGAGCGCGGCCCGCTGATCGCCACGCTGGGCAGCATTCTGGAGCTGGATGGCCGCCAGGAGCAGGCCTGGTTCGAAGGCCCGAGCGGGCGCCTGCGGGTGTCGGCGCTGCGTGCGCTGAACGCCGATTTGCTCGGGTTGTTGCGCTCCGCCCGCCGCGCAGCGCGGGAAGGACGGTTGCTCGACGCGCCTGACGCGCCGTCGCTGCTCCCGTGGCGCGAGCAGGTGCGCGACTGCCTGGATGCGGAAGGCCAGCCGGATTTCGCCGGTTGCAAGGCGCGTCTGGCGAGCGCGCTGGAGCGTGCAGAGACCGCCCCGGCGCGCAGTTACCTGCAGCACCTGCTGGCCGTGGTCGAGCGCGCCAGCCAGTCGCGGCGCAGCCTGGAGGCGCTGGTCTACGGCGAAGCGGTGCCGGGCGCGCCGACACCGATCATCTGGCACCGGGACATCGAGCGCGGCGTATTGGCGGGCGTGCGCAGCGCACTGGCCTTCCTCTGCATCGCGGGTTTCTGGGTGGTGACGGCCTGGCCCAGTGGCCTGGGCGCGGCGTCCATCACCGGCGTGGTGCTGAGCCTCTTCGCCAGTCGCGACAATCCAGCCGCCGCCGGCCTGAACTTCCTGCGCGGCATCGTGATATCGATTCCGGTCGCCGCCGTCGCCTTGCTATTGATTCTGCCGCTGTGCGAGGGCTTCGCCGCGCTGTATGGCGTGCTGGGCGTGCCGCTGTTCATCGCTGCGCTGTGCATGACCCGGCCGCCCATCGCGGCGGTGGCCTCGGCGTTCTGCATCTTCTTCGTCAAGAACGTGGGGCCGAGCAACCAGATGGTCTATGACCTCGACCACTTCCTCAATGGCGCACTGGCCACCGTGCTGGGAGTGGGGTTTGCCGTGCTGGTGTTCAGTCTCGTCGAACTGCGGCCGGGCCAGCGCCACTACCGGCGGGTGCTGGGCGCACTGCTGGCCGACCTCGCCTGGCTGACCCGCGGCCCGCTGGCGAAGCTGGAAGGGTGGTTCGATGGCCGCAGCGCGGACCGCCTGTTGCGCCTGATGCGCTACCAGGACAGCCTGCCGGAGGAGCGCCGCGCCCGTTGGCGGGGCGGGTTGTTCGTGCTGGGCATGGCCGATGAGCTGTTGTTCCTGCGCGACAGCCTGAGCCAGGCGCGCGGGCCGTTGCGGCGGGCACGCGAGGCCTACCTGGCGCGCCTGCGGCAACTGCTGCTCGATGGCGGGCCGCGCCGCCATCGCGAACAGGCCCTGGACGAGGTGGAGCAGGTGCTGTTGCACGCGCTGCAGGCCAATCCCTGGCTGGACGAAGGTGCGCGTCGCCAGGCGCGGGCCGCGGTAGGCCAACTGCGTGCCATCTGGGTGCGCTGGTGCCACGAGATGCCGCGCGAGACCTTCTCGCTGCTCGCCGGTATCGGCCTGGCCGAACGGCGCAATTGA
- a CDS encoding ABC transporter permease: MTATAQAGQIRLDPTPPQPSLQISGDWTLTHFAELQRQVHSLGEQGKDATTLDFTGLGALDTAGAALLAEIIGSARMGQLEQVARNLPAERQALLRAVGSAITQCRLDEKAPAPSNALIDVLERIGIATLTFREHVVGLLGFIGLTLQTLVRNLLRPRRWRLTSLAAHMEETGLDAVPIVALLTFMVGAVVAFLGATVLQKFGAAIYTVDLVGFSFLREFGVLLTAILLAGRTASAFTAQIGSMKANQEIDAIQALGLDPVELLVLPRVLALLLTLPMLTFLAMISGIFGGGVVCALALDISPRMFLYMLQNDIAVQHFLVGIVKAPVFAFIIAVIGCLEGFRVSGSAQSVGEHTTSSVVQSIFAVILLDAVFALFFMEMGW; encoded by the coding sequence ATGACCGCGACCGCTCAAGCCGGCCAGATCCGGCTGGACCCCACCCCGCCCCAACCTTCGTTGCAGATCAGCGGCGACTGGACGCTCACCCATTTCGCCGAGCTTCAGCGGCAAGTGCACAGCCTAGGCGAACAGGGCAAAGACGCCACGACCCTCGACTTTACCGGCCTCGGCGCGCTGGACACCGCCGGTGCCGCGTTGCTCGCCGAGATCATCGGCAGCGCGCGCATGGGCCAGCTGGAACAGGTCGCCCGCAACCTGCCCGCCGAACGCCAGGCGCTGCTGCGCGCGGTGGGCAGCGCCATCACCCAGTGCCGGCTGGACGAAAAGGCGCCGGCGCCGAGCAACGCCCTGATCGATGTGCTGGAGCGCATCGGCATTGCCACCCTGACCTTCCGCGAACATGTGGTCGGCCTGCTCGGCTTCATCGGCCTGACCCTGCAGACCCTCGTGCGCAACCTGCTGCGACCGCGTCGTTGGCGTCTCACCTCGCTGGCCGCGCACATGGAGGAAACCGGGCTGGACGCCGTGCCCATCGTCGCCCTGCTCACCTTCATGGTCGGCGCGGTGGTGGCCTTCCTCGGCGCCACGGTGCTGCAGAAGTTCGGCGCGGCGATCTACACGGTGGACCTGGTCGGGTTTTCCTTCCTCCGTGAATTCGGCGTGCTGCTGACCGCGATCCTGCTCGCCGGCCGCACCGCCAGCGCCTTCACCGCACAGATCGGCTCGATGAAGGCCAACCAGGAAATCGACGCCATCCAGGCCCTGGGCCTGGACCCGGTGGAGCTGCTGGTGCTGCCGCGGGTGCTGGCCCTGCTGCTGACCCTGCCGATGCTGACCTTCCTGGCGATGATCTCCGGCATCTTCGGCGGCGGCGTGGTCTGCGCCCTGGCGCTGGACATCTCGCCGCGCATGTTCCTCTACATGCTGCAGAACGACATCGCCGTGCAGCACTTCCTGGTGGGCATCGTCAAAGCCCCGGTGTTCGCCTTCATCATCGCCGTGATCGGCTGCCTGGAAGGCTTCCGCGTCAGCGGCAGCGCGCAGTCGGTGGGCGAGCACACCACCTCCAGCGTGGTCCAGTCGATCTTCGCGGTGATCCTGCTGGACGCGGTGTTCGCGCTGTTCTTCATGGAGATGGGCTGGTGA
- a CDS encoding MlaD family protein, translating into METRAHHVLIGLFTLVVSIGALLFALWLAQSSNDQKYKVYDVIFNEAVTGLSEGGTVQYSGIRVGDVVSLRLDPNDPRKVRARIRVYDSTPIREDTRAKLALTGVTGQAIIQLSSAAQDSPPLVAQDGQVPVIKTIPSPFAKLLANGEDIATNVNNLINNVNRMFSQENVDRISRTLDHIDQATGVVAEQRDDIRQTFKELAAASEQARITLANASQLLERANQTLGTRGQSILDDTQKTLTALRSSSERIEQLVNSNYDSVNGGLSGVGELGPAIRELRSTLEDLRGVTRRLQENPTGYLLGRERNKEFQP; encoded by the coding sequence ATGGAAACCCGTGCCCATCACGTGCTGATCGGCCTGTTCACCCTGGTCGTGTCGATCGGCGCGCTGCTCTTCGCGCTCTGGCTGGCGCAGTCGAGCAACGACCAGAAGTACAAGGTCTATGACGTGATCTTCAACGAGGCGGTGACCGGCCTGTCCGAGGGCGGCACCGTGCAGTACAGCGGCATCCGCGTCGGCGACGTGGTGTCCCTGCGCCTGGACCCCAACGACCCGCGCAAGGTGCGCGCGCGCATCCGCGTCTACGACAGCACGCCGATCCGCGAAGACACGCGCGCCAAGCTGGCCCTCACCGGCGTCACCGGCCAGGCCATCATCCAGCTTTCCAGCGCCGCCCAGGACAGCCCCCCGCTGGTGGCCCAGGACGGCCAGGTGCCGGTGATCAAGACCATCCCCTCGCCCTTCGCCAAGCTGCTGGCCAACGGCGAGGACATCGCCACCAACGTCAACAACCTGATCAACAACGTCAACCGCATGTTCTCCCAGGAGAACGTCGACCGCATCAGCCGTACCCTCGACCACATCGACCAGGCCACCGGCGTGGTCGCCGAGCAGCGCGACGACATCCGCCAGACCTTCAAGGAGCTGGCCGCCGCCAGCGAGCAGGCGCGCATCACCCTGGCCAACGCCAGCCAGTTGCTCGAACGCGCCAACCAGACCCTCGGCACCCGTGGCCAGAGCATCCTCGACGACACGCAGAAAACCCTCACCGCCCTGCGCAGCAGCAGCGAACGGATCGAGCAACTGGTCAACAGCAACTACGACTCGGTGAACGGCGGCCTCAGCGGCGTGGGCGAACTCGGCCCGGCGATCCGCGAACTGCGCTCCACCCTGGAAGACCTGCGCGGCGTTACCCGCCGCCTGCAGGAAAACCCCACCGGCTACCTGCTCGGCCGCGAACGCAACAAGGAGTTCCAGCCATGA